A genomic region of Prosthecobacter algae contains the following coding sequences:
- a CDS encoding AAA family ATPase: MVDLEHIRGLPPFLHERIIGQDHVIPRVVPIVQNGELGLSDPSRPKGTFLFLGPTGVGKTEITLLLCEYLYKDVGKHCIRLDMSEYQNQESLGLLLGQGETSRGNMGRFYDRAEGRGIILFDEIEKAHPRVLDIFLQVLDAGRITVANGETLNLCNFYIVATSNIGADALMELKNSPMATIERFIEDLAAAELRPEVLARFNVRCVFQKLGYAAQKQIASIMLNKELKNLRNKGYELTAGQGVIDLLVSQGVEPRLGVRRMRTTAESQCRHAVREALMAGKPTSGILVAENGHLVIHS; encoded by the coding sequence ATGGTTGACCTAGAGCACATTCGCGGCCTGCCGCCCTTTCTTCACGAGCGCATCATCGGGCAGGATCATGTCATTCCGCGAGTCGTCCCCATCGTTCAAAATGGGGAGCTGGGCCTCAGCGATCCCAGCCGGCCCAAAGGCACCTTCCTTTTTCTGGGGCCCACGGGCGTGGGCAAGACGGAAATCACCCTCTTGCTCTGCGAGTATCTTTACAAGGACGTTGGCAAGCATTGCATCCGCCTGGACATGTCCGAGTACCAGAACCAGGAATCCCTGGGCTTATTGTTAGGCCAGGGCGAAACAAGCCGAGGCAACATGGGCCGCTTTTATGACCGGGCCGAGGGCCGTGGCATCATCCTCTTTGACGAAATTGAAAAGGCCCATCCGCGCGTGCTCGACATCTTCCTGCAGGTGCTCGATGCCGGCCGTATCACCGTTGCCAATGGCGAGACGCTGAACCTCTGCAACTTCTACATCGTCGCCACCTCCAACATCGGAGCCGATGCCCTCATGGAGCTGAAGAACAGCCCCATGGCCACCATCGAAAGGTTCATTGAAGATCTCGCCGCGGCAGAACTCCGCCCCGAAGTCCTGGCCCGTTTCAATGTCCGCTGCGTCTTCCAAAAGCTGGGCTATGCCGCCCAAAAACAAATCGCCAGCATCATGCTCAATAAGGAGCTGAAAAACCTGCGTAACAAAGGCTATGAACTGACCGCCGGACAAGGGGTGATCGACCTTCTGGTGTCACAGGGCGTGGAACCCCGCCTGGGTGTGCGCCGGATGCGGACCACCGCCGAAAGCCAGTGCCGCCACGCCGTGCGCGAGGCCCTCATGGCAGGCAAACCCACATCAGGAATCCTCGTCGCCGAAAATGGGCATCTGGTCATCCATTCTTGA
- a CDS encoding dienelactone hydrolase family protein, whose amino-acid sequence MNRRTLYAGFLLGLCAQIHTGCTTRPASTPGPVRQTDSFTTQGRKIKVETFLPKASGRFPAVLVLHGSSGTLVGKGPLVKLCHQLAAQGQVAILVHYFDRTGTVWSGDKSIHQHWPVWVETIRAAVDYAGAHPSVHPDSIGLFGFSLGAYLAVSEAADDTRVKAVAELAGGLFDRQKPTLTHLPRLLILHGRDDERVPATQALELAATARRLGTPHILKLYDQEGHVLSSEAIADAMSRTLVFFNKQLPTAHAD is encoded by the coding sequence ATGAACCGACGCACCCTCTACGCAGGCTTCTTGTTAGGCCTTTGTGCCCAGATCCACACAGGCTGTACCACCCGGCCAGCCTCCACCCCCGGGCCTGTGCGCCAGACCGATTCTTTCACCACACAAGGCCGTAAAATCAAAGTGGAAACCTTCCTCCCAAAAGCCTCGGGCCGTTTCCCCGCTGTCCTGGTGCTTCATGGCTCGTCTGGCACCCTGGTGGGCAAAGGTCCACTAGTGAAGCTCTGCCACCAGCTTGCAGCTCAGGGCCAAGTGGCCATTCTTGTGCATTACTTTGACCGTACAGGAACGGTCTGGAGTGGGGACAAATCCATCCATCAGCACTGGCCCGTCTGGGTGGAAACCATCCGGGCGGCGGTGGATTACGCCGGTGCCCATCCCTCCGTTCATCCCGATTCCATCGGCCTCTTCGGGTTTTCTCTCGGGGCCTATCTGGCCGTCTCCGAAGCTGCCGATGATACACGCGTGAAGGCGGTGGCCGAGCTGGCAGGCGGTCTTTTTGACCGCCAAAAACCCACCCTCACACACCTACCTCGCCTCCTGATCCTCCATGGCCGCGATGACGAGAGAGTACCGGCCACGCAGGCCCTCGAACTAGCGGCCACGGCCCGCCGGTTGGGGACTCCGCACATCCTGAAGCTCTACGATCAAGAGGGCCACGTCCTCTCAAGTGAAGCTATCGCCGATGCCATGTCACGCACTCTTGTGTTCTTCAATAAGCAGCTCCCAACTGCCCACGCAGACTAG
- a CDS encoding entericidin A/B family lipoprotein has translation MKTSFKRLSLLVLVSGLFAVLGTSCNTTRGLGRDVKKAGDKIERAAS, from the coding sequence ATGAAAACATCCTTCAAACGTCTGTCTCTCCTTGTGCTCGTCTCCGGGCTTTTTGCTGTGCTTGGCACTAGCTGCAACACCACCCGCGGCCTGGGTCGCGATGTGAAAAAAGCGGGCGACAAAATCGAAAGAGCCGCCAGCTAG
- a CDS encoding protein kinase domain-containing protein: MDTPTPSGSGPVVAPQSAAVTSHTLYPGGAPEVDYDQTIKFKTPGSGMTVFNRYKLERVLGRGGMGVVWLADDLKLERPVALKFLPSLIGLDPAAVKELKTETRRGLELSHPHIVRIYDFVDDEDAAAISMEFVDGKTLSELRMGTEFGVFTVDDISRWLLGVCDALDYAHFQRKLIHRDLKPANIMLTSKESVAKIADFGIARSLSDTMSRLSVANLGTSGTLPYMSPQQAMGERPQPTDDVYSLGATIYELLTGKPPFYRGDLPTQINSKIPPSVQERRTELEILSKESIPKAWEEAIAACLHKEPTLRPSCAGALAEMLGLRPATVTIRTGSYAATAAAAHSRSLSQKASSRAPLIAAAATVILGAGAAAYFFVNSPTEAKKPSETKPAGTVATASQPKKDTVEKGDEGEPKKAASSPEPTLAKVPRVTPATPELPKADNPAATPPEGSVPGTPLGYKSPTLTTVPSPASPLPNPAPGMPTQPDPLALPGVTAPAPSLPAMTAQPGAIPGTTAAQPPVLVASSQMPVGGLSLTPDPAGATQGALTGAMPPATTTPPLPPGFVVPPTGLVLTQPTVPEPTTGYWTLEQVFPVLPHATYSPKGKRYLLYRTQSLLKEKGLYTATVDGAEGKSTHNAIVLFQVRSGLLPNGLLDLPTLAALNLSAEEDKADWNSPSGSGSSGNGPRRRTTTKEEPGFLQKTGDTLKRLNPFGK; the protein is encoded by the coding sequence ATGGATACCCCCACTCCATCTGGTTCTGGCCCAGTGGTCGCCCCGCAGTCTGCGGCGGTCACCTCCCATACGCTGTATCCAGGTGGTGCCCCTGAAGTGGACTATGACCAGACGATCAAATTCAAGACGCCGGGTTCAGGGATGACTGTTTTTAATCGTTACAAGCTGGAGCGGGTTTTGGGCCGTGGGGGCATGGGTGTGGTATGGCTGGCGGATGACCTGAAGCTAGAGCGCCCAGTGGCCCTGAAATTCCTGCCGAGTCTGATCGGACTTGATCCCGCTGCGGTGAAGGAACTGAAGACGGAAACCCGCCGTGGGCTTGAACTTTCGCACCCGCACATCGTGCGCATCTATGACTTTGTGGATGATGAAGATGCTGCGGCCATCTCGATGGAATTTGTGGATGGCAAAACGCTGTCTGAGCTGCGGATGGGCACAGAGTTTGGCGTCTTCACGGTGGACGATATTTCGAGATGGCTGCTAGGCGTCTGCGATGCGCTGGATTACGCGCATTTCCAGCGGAAGCTGATCCATCGTGACCTGAAGCCCGCGAACATCATGCTGACCTCCAAAGAGTCGGTGGCCAAGATCGCGGACTTTGGGATTGCGCGCAGCCTGTCTGATACAATGAGCCGCCTCTCCGTGGCCAATCTGGGCACCAGCGGCACTCTCCCCTACATGAGCCCACAGCAGGCCATGGGCGAGCGCCCGCAACCGACGGATGACGTTTACTCCCTGGGTGCGACGATTTACGAACTGCTCACGGGCAAGCCCCCTTTCTATCGTGGAGACCTGCCCACGCAGATCAATTCGAAGATCCCGCCTTCCGTGCAGGAACGACGTACGGAACTGGAAATCCTCTCAAAGGAATCTATTCCCAAAGCCTGGGAAGAGGCCATCGCCGCCTGCCTGCACAAGGAGCCGACTCTGCGGCCTAGCTGTGCCGGTGCCCTGGCCGAAATGCTGGGCCTGCGGCCAGCTACGGTGACCATTCGCACGGGATCCTATGCGGCAACAGCGGCTGCGGCTCACTCGCGCAGCCTTTCCCAAAAGGCCAGCAGCCGCGCACCTCTCATCGCCGCCGCGGCGACGGTGATCCTGGGGGCGGGTGCTGCCGCCTATTTCTTTGTCAATTCACCGACTGAAGCCAAAAAGCCTTCGGAGACAAAACCGGCAGGCACGGTGGCTACAGCATCTCAGCCCAAAAAAGACACGGTAGAAAAAGGTGATGAAGGGGAGCCCAAAAAGGCCGCTTCCAGTCCTGAGCCTACTCTGGCCAAAGTGCCGCGTGTTACGCCAGCCACTCCGGAGCTGCCAAAGGCTGATAACCCAGCAGCCACGCCGCCCGAAGGTTCGGTGCCAGGGACTCCGCTAGGCTACAAGTCGCCAACGCTGACCACGGTCCCGTCTCCTGCAAGCCCTTTGCCAAATCCCGCTCCAGGAATGCCCACCCAGCCAGATCCCCTGGCCCTGCCTGGAGTTACGGCACCTGCGCCCTCACTTCCAGCGATGACGGCCCAGCCTGGTGCCATTCCTGGGACAACTGCAGCACAACCGCCTGTTCTCGTGGCAAGTTCCCAGATGCCTGTGGGCGGACTTTCGCTGACGCCTGATCCTGCCGGTGCTACCCAGGGTGCCTTGACCGGGGCTATGCCTCCGGCAACGACAACACCGCCACTACCGCCCGGATTTGTAGTTCCTCCGACCGGTCTAGTGCTGACCCAGCCGACGGTGCCCGAGCCTACCACAGGCTACTGGACCCTGGAGCAGGTGTTTCCTGTGTTGCCACACGCGACCTATTCACCGAAGGGCAAACGCTACTTGCTTTATCGGACCCAGTCATTGCTGAAGGAGAAAGGTCTTTATACGGCGACGGTGGACGGAGCCGAGGGCAAAAGCACTCACAATGCCATCGTGCTTTTCCAGGTACGCAGCGGCTTGCTGCCGAATGGCCTTCTGGATCTGCCGACTCTGGCGGCCTTGAACCTATCTGCTGAAGAGGATAAAGCGGACTGGAATTCTCCTTCGGGCAGTGGTTCATCTGGCAATGGGCCCCGTCGCCGCACGACGACCAAGGAGGAGCCAGGGTTCCTTCAGAAGACGGGAGACACCCTTAAGCGTCTGAATCCGTTCGGGAAGTAA
- a CDS encoding sigma-70 family RNA polymerase sigma factor — protein sequence MNSHTHHGGFPATRWSVVLALRDVDDSRRGRLALDELCQIYWRPIYSYARYQGLPPADAEDLTQSFFSFALEKDLFSMADSSMGKMRNYLLTAFSRHIKHWQRQANAQKRGGGREIVSIEASQAEDEITIDPADHRTPESIYQRLCALRIIEAAVDQLAKEQAAAGKEEHFRLLRSRLDPSQAGSGNDAEMAAQLGISHDAVRQSISRLRKRFREIMRDLVAATLADPTDESVQEELAALRNALVG from the coding sequence ATGAATTCACACACACATCATGGAGGTTTTCCCGCGACCCGGTGGAGCGTCGTTTTAGCCCTGCGTGACGTGGATGATTCTCGCCGTGGACGGCTGGCCCTGGATGAACTCTGTCAGATCTATTGGCGCCCCATCTACTCTTATGCCCGTTATCAGGGCCTCCCCCCGGCTGATGCTGAAGATCTGACGCAGAGTTTCTTCAGCTTTGCGCTTGAGAAGGACCTCTTCTCCATGGCCGACTCATCGATGGGGAAAATGCGTAACTACCTGCTTACGGCCTTCAGTCGCCACATCAAGCACTGGCAGCGCCAGGCCAACGCCCAAAAACGCGGCGGCGGGCGCGAAATCGTCTCCATCGAAGCCTCCCAGGCCGAAGACGAAATCACCATTGATCCGGCAGACCACCGCACCCCAGAATCCATCTACCAGCGTCTTTGTGCCCTGCGCATCATTGAGGCCGCTGTGGATCAACTGGCCAAAGAACAGGCGGCGGCCGGCAAAGAAGAGCACTTCCGCCTCCTCCGTAGCCGCCTGGACCCTTCGCAGGCAGGCTCTGGCAATGATGCCGAGATGGCCGCCCAACTCGGCATCAGCCATGATGCCGTGCGCCAATCCATTTCACGGCTGCGCAAGCGCTTCCGGGAAATCATGCGGGACCTCGTCGCTGCCACCCTTGCCGATCCTACGGACGAGTCCGTGCAGGAAGAACTCGCCGCCCTGCGCAATGCGCTGGTGGGCTGA
- a CDS encoding TrbI/VirB10 family protein, with product MTKYLQKTGVQMGLLVVVVGIAGGAFYLTKKQPLPVNAAPASAGPQAQVALEEKTVALGEKRTATVGSGQQVDKLVVAPKKPPAPTFIPTTSSQKKPQKAPPFPKLVHISNTAPEPYVAKEPKLFAPRGLLIKAALVITVDSSSLDTPVLALVTEDIYWNKRLIVPAGTQVQAKAGKGRSRDRIEVSGSFTFVWADGREYNISAVALDHERLSDGTYAITDGSAGIRGQIIKNDQYAELKILVAEALEGIMNNKQDQFQSVYGLVPQNNSRNAALGGGSQAASAYSGLLTKKLEQDLDFVRVGAGTQFYIYTQDVFEPEMASIAGLKQGNKATSSWQLAEEAYNRAQTETAAASEQATKVAEATRKAEEQKRTAERAARVSSLVSEDSDADDTTTPPSTTP from the coding sequence ATGACCAAGTATCTCCAAAAAACCGGCGTGCAGATGGGCCTTCTGGTCGTCGTCGTCGGTATCGCCGGCGGGGCCTTTTATCTCACCAAAAAGCAGCCGCTACCAGTCAATGCCGCACCAGCCTCCGCTGGCCCCCAGGCACAGGTCGCCCTGGAGGAAAAGACCGTCGCACTCGGTGAAAAACGCACCGCCACGGTCGGCAGCGGCCAGCAGGTGGACAAACTCGTCGTCGCGCCCAAAAAGCCACCAGCCCCCACCTTTATCCCCACAACCAGCAGCCAAAAGAAACCCCAAAAGGCTCCCCCTTTCCCCAAGCTCGTACACATCTCCAACACTGCGCCCGAGCCTTACGTCGCCAAGGAGCCCAAGCTTTTCGCCCCACGTGGCCTGCTCATCAAAGCCGCTCTCGTCATTACCGTGGATTCCTCTTCTCTGGACACTCCCGTGCTCGCGCTGGTGACAGAAGACATCTACTGGAATAAGCGCCTCATCGTCCCCGCAGGCACCCAAGTGCAGGCTAAGGCGGGCAAAGGCAGATCCCGTGACCGCATCGAAGTCTCAGGCAGCTTTACCTTTGTCTGGGCCGATGGCCGGGAATACAACATCAGCGCAGTCGCGCTGGACCACGAACGTCTTTCCGACGGCACCTACGCCATCACCGACGGCTCTGCCGGCATCCGTGGCCAGATCATCAAAAACGACCAATATGCCGAGCTTAAAATCCTCGTGGCCGAAGCCCTCGAAGGCATCATGAACAACAAGCAGGACCAGTTCCAGTCCGTCTACGGCCTGGTCCCACAAAACAACAGTCGCAATGCCGCCCTAGGAGGTGGCTCCCAGGCCGCCTCCGCCTACTCAGGCCTCCTCACCAAAAAACTGGAGCAGGATCTGGACTTCGTCCGAGTCGGTGCCGGCACCCAGTTTTACATCTACACTCAGGACGTCTTCGAACCCGAGATGGCCAGCATCGCCGGACTCAAGCAGGGCAACAAGGCCACCTCCAGTTGGCAACTGGCTGAGGAAGCCTACAACCGCGCCCAGACCGAGACGGCTGCCGCCTCCGAGCAGGCCACCAAAGTCGCCGAAGCCACCCGCAAAGCCGAAGAACAAAAACGCACGGCTGAACGCGCCGCCCGCGTCAGCAGCCTGGTGTCAGAGGACTCTGATGCCGACGACACCACCACTCCTCCCAGCACCACGCCATGA